The genomic interval AATAAAACCTTCGTAGGTTTCCTGGCACTCATATTGTTGTCAAAGATCCACTACACGATGCTTCAGGAAAAACTGTATTGCAAAATGACAATGAAGGAATTGCTTCTGACTTTATCCAAGTTGCGCAGACAGGAAATCAAGGGAACCAAAATCCTTTTTCCATTATCCAGACTTCAAATGACTATCTTTAAAGCCTTTGGAGTTAAAGAACCTGCGTAGGTATAAAAAAGAGCGGGATTTCAGGTAACAACACAAGAAATTCCCCATATTATAAAAAAATTTAAATCCACCTTTGAAACTTATTGGCAATCTCACGATTTTGAAACTTACCATGCAGGAAACGAAACCCACCGTACCCGCCTCAAAAAAGCCCTTCAAAGCGAGCGTGGTGGCGGATCATACTCTGAAAAAGCGCAATTTTTCTTTGATATTGAACCCCATCCCTACCAGAAAGAGATTCTTGAACGCCTCTTTGTTGAACGGACCATACATCACCGTCATAAAAATTTAATCGTAGCTGCAACAGGCACGGGTAAAACTGTTATTTCAGCCTTTGACTTTCGCTCTTTTTATAAAAAAAACCCTTCTGCAAAACTCCTATTTGTTGCCCATCGTGAAGAAATTCTTAGACAGGCGCTGGCCACCTTTCGAGCTGTTTTACGCACAAGGTCTTTTGGTGAGCTCTGGGTTGGTGGTGTAGAGCCAGACCATTACAAAGAACTCTTCGCATCGGTGCAAACGCTAAATAACCGTATTGATTCTCTGGATCTAGCTCCTGACTATTTTGACTATATTATTGTAGATGAAGTTCACCATATTGCAGCAAATAGTTACCGTCCTATACTGAATCGTTTTACCCCAAAAATTCTTCTTGGCCTTACGGCTACACCTGAGCGCCATGATGGAACCGACATTAGTGAAGATTTTTGCAACACGATTGCTGCAGAACTCCGTCTACCCGAAGCAATAAACCTACGCCACCTCTGCCCATTCCAATATTTTGGCGTTGACGATACCGTTGACCTCTCCAGCGTCAAGTGGGTAAAAGGGAGATATCTTCCTTCGGAACTGACACGAATCTACATGACAAATGACCAGCGAGTGGGTCATATTCTCCGTACCATGGAAGACGTTCTCGGAAATATTCAAACAATAAAAGCCCTTGCCTTCTGTGTATCGCAAGACCATGCGCAATTTATGGCAGAAAAATTTTGCCTGAAAGGACTCAAGGCAGGAGTCCTTACCAGTTCAAATTCTCAGGAACGCGTGTCTCTAAGGGAAAAATTGGTGAAAGGGGAAATAAACATTCTCTGCGTAGTGGATATTTTTAATGAAGGTGTAGATATACCTGAAATTGATACAGTTATCTTTCTTCGGCCGACAGAAAGCCTTACCGTTTTTCTTCAACAATTAGGTCGTGGGCTTCGACTTTCTGATGGAAAAGATTGCCTGACTGTTTTAGATTTTGTAGGAAACGCACATTCAGAATATGATTTTAGCCATAAATTCAGAGCTCTTATTGGAAAAAAACATATTTCGATCATTGATGAAGTTCAAGATGATTTCCCCCATCTTCCTCTGGGTTGTTCCATTGTTCTTCAGAAACAAGCAAAAGAGGTTATCCTTAAAAACATTCGCAATGCTATTGTAAACAAACAAAAACTTATCAAGTGGATACGTGGATACCCTAGTCAAACAAACCTCAAATTAACTCTATCCAATTTCATGACCCTCTACCCACAGGTTTCCCTAGAAGATATCTATAAAATCAAAATAAATGGTGGAGGTGGTTGGTCACGCCTTTGTGTACAAGCAGGATTTACAGATGACACCCTAGATAAAAAAATTGAACAGGCAATGTTTCGTAGTATATCGATTAGACTTTTACAGTGCAGTTCTCATTCTTACTTGCTTTTTATTCAAAGACTTATGAAAAGTGGCGCATGGGATACTTCTAATGAAATAGAAAATCAGATGGCGCTTATGGCCCATTATGATTTCTGGCAAAAACCTGGCAAAGATTTTGGATTTGATTCTCTTGAAAAATCACTTTCTGCACTAATCCGTGACAATAAACTACGCTTAGAATGCCTAGATGTCGTAAACCACCTTTTAAAAAACATTGAAACTTTTGAACTTCCAATGGATATAGGATTTCCCTCCGCCTTAAACATTCACTCCAGATACACACGTGATCAAATCCTAGCAGCTTTTGGCATAAACCGATTTGATAAAAAATCAAGTAGTCGAGAAGGCGTTATAGAAATCAAACATCTAAACTGTGAACTTCTTTTTGTAACCCTTAAAAAAACAGACAAAAAATTTTCACCAACCACTTTTTACCATGATTACGCAATCAATGAAATTTTATTCCATTGGCAATCTCAGAACTCAGCACGACCAGATAAGGGGAAAGGCTTATCCTATCTTCAACATCAAAAAAACAATAAAAAAATCATATTATTTATTCGAGAAGACACTACAGATGAGTATAAACGGGCAATGGGATTTGTAAATCTTGGCCCGGTTAATCTGGAATCTCATTATGGAAGTCAACCAATCAGCATCACTTGGCGTTTGCAAGAACCCCTTCCTCCATACCTATGGAGTGATGCCGCAAAGTTAGCAGTAGGATGACAAAGGAACTGAAAACTTGGGACACTCTGTTTCCTTTGCCGGATTCCAAAGTTATTCAAGAAGAAAATCAAGAAGATAAAGAACCTTAATGCCTTCATAGTCATTGGGTATTGTTTTATCCATGGTGAGAATCATTTTCGGGTAATTGTCGGGGATGGCCTGAAGGGGCTGCAACTCCCGTTTCCGGGTGTGTTCATCCATGATGCTTGCGGAAACCTGAACATATAATTTTTCCTTCAGCCTGGTTGCAATGAAATCCACCTCCAGCGTCCCAACCTTGCCCACAGCCACATCATAGCCCCGCCGCAGCAGTTCAAGATACACTATATTTTCAAGAACATGACCATAATCGGTATTTCTCAGCCCTGTCAGATGATTGCGAATCCCCATGTCAACAATGTAGAACTTTTCCAGTGTCTTTAAAAAAGCCTTTCCCTTCAGATCATACCGCCTGGCCCTGTAGATGATGAAGGCGCTTTCAAGCATTTTAAGGTAGCTGTCTATGGTCTCGCTGGATGTTTTTCTGCCGCTTCTTGTGAGATAATCACTTATTTTTTTTGTGGATACAATGCTTCCGATGTTGGCGGCGATAAACTTCAGCACACTTTCAAGCAGGGCGGCGTCCCTGACCCTGTTGCGTTCCATCACATCCTTCATCAAAACCGTATTGCATATGCCGCTGAAAAATGCCGGCAGGGTTTCAGGAACATCCATCAGATCCACAACCGTTGG from Desulfobotulus mexicanus carries:
- a CDS encoding DUF3427 domain-containing protein, yielding MEPHPYQKEILERLFVERTIHHRHKNLIVAATGTGKTVISAFDFRSFYKKNPSAKLLFVAHREEILRQALATFRAVLRTRSFGELWVGGVEPDHYKELFASVQTLNNRIDSLDLAPDYFDYIIVDEVHHIAANSYRPILNRFTPKILLGLTATPERHDGTDISEDFCNTIAAELRLPEAINLRHLCPFQYFGVDDTVDLSSVKWVKGRYLPSELTRIYMTNDQRVGHILRTMEDVLGNIQTIKALAFCVSQDHAQFMAEKFCLKGLKAGVLTSSNSQERVSLREKLVKGEINILCVVDIFNEGVDIPEIDTVIFLRPTESLTVFLQQLGRGLRLSDGKDCLTVLDFVGNAHSEYDFSHKFRALIGKKHISIIDEVQDDFPHLPLGCSIVLQKQAKEVILKNIRNAIVNKQKLIKWIRGYPSQTNLKLTLSNFMTLYPQVSLEDIYKIKINGGGGWSRLCVQAGFTDDTLDKKIEQAMFRSISIRLLQCSSHSYLLFIQRLMKSGAWDTSNEIENQMALMAHYDFWQKPGKDFGFDSLEKSLSALIRDNKLRLECLDVVNHLLKNIETFELPMDIGFPSALNIHSRYTRDQILAAFGINRFDKKSSSREGVIEIKHLNCELLFVTLKKTDKKFSPTTFYHDYAINEILFHWQSQNSARPDKGKGLSYLQHQKNNKKIILFIREDTTDEYKRAMGFVNLGPVNLESHYGSQPISITWRLQEPLPPYLWSDAAKLAVG
- a CDS encoding ATP-binding protein, with the protein product MKKRDLYLTKLIQFKDKPLIKVITGIRRCGKSTLLSLFEAHLKKSGVEAHRIIRMNFESFEFDGITDYKALHSHIRSRMPTTEKYYILLDEVQQVNSWEKAINAFSVDADTDIYITGSNAFLLSSELSTLLSGRYVEIPMLPLSFREYLDFTGQHQNGDLLSSFNAYLELGGLPTVVDLMDVPETLPAFFSGICNTVLMKDVMERNRVRDAALLESVLKFIAANIGSIVSTKKISDYLTRSGRKTSSETIDSYLKMLESAFIIYRARRYDLKGKAFLKTLEKFYIVDMGIRNHLTGLRNTDYGHVLENIVYLELLRRGYDVAVGKVGTLEVDFIATRLKEKLYVQVSASIMDEHTRKRELQPLQAIPDNYPKMILTMDKTIPNDYEGIKVLYLLDFLLE